One genomic window of Fusarium fujikuroi IMI 58289 draft genome, chromosome FFUJ_chr01 includes the following:
- a CDS encoding probable sugar transporter, translating to MFKKYFGLRGQALNYAISTIAGTDFLLFGYDQGVMGGILTMAPFMEQFPDMHSDDPTVSAAVRKDRSNYQGIAVSSYNLGCFFGAIATIFLGNKLGRRKMIMLGTTIMVVGAALQASAFTLEHFIVGRIITGLGNGGNTSTVPMWQSETCSAHKRGKLVMIEGALITLGITISYWVDYGMYFAQDTSACWRFPMAFQIVFCLVIMAFVMNLPESPRWLVLKGRDEDAKEVIAAIANQDVQSKYVDNEFKAIKETAAEMSKGSFSDLFSRNHNKNLHRTLIAYINQMFQQISGINLITYYAATIYAGLGMTGHMPLLMAALNGTEYFLASLPAIWLVERVGRRKLMLFGAAGQCASMAILAGVGSSDAKACQIVGIVFLFVFNSFFAVGWLGMTWLYPAEITPLRIRAPANALSTSSNWIFNWLVVMITPPAFENIGSNTYVIFAVINAIMVPSVYFFFPETAYRSLEEMDTIFQKVGHGFQGALDVVKQAKIEPRRYDNNGNLLIGIEEVEEKGHVEHRSGSSSGQSGEGNNAAMFAPHDDEENQRREN from the exons atgttCAAGAAGTACTTTGGCCTCCGAGGCCAGGCCCTCAACTATGCTATCAGTACCATTGCTGGAACCGATTTCCTGCTCTTTGGCTATG ACCAAGGTGTCATGGGTGGTATCTTGACAATGGCACCTTTCATGGAGCAATTCCCAGACATGCACAGCGATGATCCCACCGTATCTGCCGCTGTTCGAAAGGACCGCTCCAACTATCAAGGCATCGCTGTTTCGTCTTACAACCTGGGCTGCTTCTTTGGTGCCATCGCTACCATCTTTCTTGGAAACAAGCTCGGCCGCAGGAAAATGATTATGCTCGGTACCACAATCATGGTTGTTGGTGCTGCTCTTCAGGCTTCTGCGTTCACTCTGGAACACTTCATCGTCGGACGAATCATCACTGGTCTTGGTAACGGCGGCAACACATCTACTGTTCCTATGTGGCAATCGGAAACCTGCTCCGCCCATAAACGTGGTAAATTGGTAATGATCGAGGGAGCGCTCATCACACTCGGCATTACCATCTCGTACTGGGTCGACTACGGCATGTACTTTGCGCAAGACACCTCTGCCTGCTGGCGCTTCCCAATGGCGTTCCAGATTGTCTTCTGTCTAGTCATCATGGCCTTTGTTATGAACCTTCCAGAATCTCCCCGCTGGCTTGTGCTCAAGGGAcgtgatgaagatgcaaaGGAAGTTATTGCTGCCATTGCCAACCAGGATGTTCAGAGCAAGTATGTGGACAACGagttcaaggccatcaaggagACAGCTGCAGAGATGAGTAAGGGATCATTCTCAGACTTGTTCTCTCGAAACCACAACAAGAACCTTCACCGTACTCTCATCGCTTATATCAATCAAATGTTCCAACAG ATCTCTGGTATCAATTTGATTACCTACTATGCTGCTACCATCTATGCTGGACTTGGTATGACTGGCCATATGCCTCTACTCATGGCCGCTCTGAACGGTACCGAATATTTCTTGGCCTCACTCCCTGCAATCTGGCTGGTTGAGCGGGTTGGCCGTCGAAAGCTGATGCTCTTTGGCGCAGCAGGCCAGTGTGCATCCATGGCTATCCTTGCTGGAGTTGGCTCCAGCGATGCCAAGGCTTGTCAGATTGTTGGAATTGTCTTCTTATTTGTCTTCAACTCATTCTTCGCCGTTGGCTGGCTTGGCATGACTTGGCTGTACCCTGCTGAGATCACGCCTCTTCGCATCCGTGCGCCTGCCAACGCTCTGTCAACATCAAGTAACTGGATCTTCAACTGGCTGGTGGTCATGATCACTCCTCCTGCATTTGAGAACATTGGATCCAACACATATGTCATCTTTGCagtcatcaacgccatcatgGTTCCTTCGGTCTACTTTTTCTTCCCTGAGACTGCATATCGATCTCTGGAAGAAATGGATACTATCTTTCAGAAGGTGGGGCATGGTTTCCAAGGCGCACTCGATGTCGTCAAGCAGGCCAAGATCGAACCTCGACGATATGACAACAATGGCAACCTTCTCATTGGCAttgaggaggttgaagagaagggacATGTTGAGCATCGAAGTGGAAGCTCAAGTGGACAGAGCGGCGAAGGTAACAACGCTGCCATGTTTGCTCCccacgacgacgaagagaaccAGCGCCGGGAGAATTAA
- a CDS encoding related to DAHP synthase class II, whose translation MASSSSAGWEPSSWRSKPIKQSPNYPDAEPLAKAVEELTQLPPLVHPNEIIALKAHLRDVAQGNAFLLQGGDCAELFDYCRQGPIESKIKLLLQMSVVLIWGTNKRVVRIGRMAGQYAKPRSSPTEMVDGKEVPSFKGDIINGFRLEDREIDPNRLVKAYHHSAATLNYIRAALASGIADLHRPLDWGLGHVRDPELKEKYSAIASSIQQTLRFLQVINARPGELDSVELFTSHEGLLLDYEQSLTRLLEKPTARTSSPTPVADDGEKKEYYDTSAHFIWIGDRTRQIDHAHVEFFRGIANPIGIKVGPTTPASDLLSLLRTLNPSREPGKITLITRYGAAKVRDLLPMHIRAVEDSEYRRTVVWQCDPMHGNTLSTPTGIKTRRFGDIYRELEETLRIHKEEGSNLGGMHLELTGDAVTECLGGSEGLDEDDLSTNYTSFCDPRLNEKQALELAFLVADHFSRENKARSA comes from the coding sequence atggcttcatcttcatctgctggCTGGGAACCCTCCTCTTGGCGCTCAAAGCCCATCAAGCAGTCGCCCAATTACCCTGATGCAGAGCCTCTGGCCAAAGCTGTCGAGGAACTGACccaacttcctcctctggTCCACCCCAATGAGATCATCGCCCTCAAAGCTCATCTTCGCGATGTCGCACAAGGAAATGCTTTCCTTCTCCAAGGTGGTGATTGCGCAGAGCTCTTTGACTACTGTCGTCAAGGCCCTATTGAGAGCAAGATCAAACTGCTACTGCAAATGAGTGTTGTTCTCATTTGGGGAACCAACAAGAGAGTTGTGCGAATTGGCCGAATGGCTGGTCAGTATGCGAAGCCGAGATCTAGTCCTACCGAGATGGTCGATGGAAAGGAAGTCCCTAGTTTCAAGGGCGATATCATCAATGGCTTCCGTCTCGAAGATCGAGAGATCGATCCCAACCGCCTTGTGAAGGCCTACCACCACTCTGCTGCAACCCTCAACTACATCCGTGCTGCTCTCGCCTCTGGCATCGCTGATCTTCATCGACCTCTCGACTGGGGCCTTGGACACGTGAGAGACccagagctcaaggagaagtacTCAGCTATTGCTTCAAGTATTCAGCAGACCCTTCGCTTCCTGCAGGTCATTAATGCTCGTCCCGGAGAGCTCGACTCCGTTGAGCTTTTCACTAGCCATgaaggtcttcttctcgactACGAGCAGTCTTTGACTCGTTTGCTTGAGAAGCCTACTGCCAGAACCTCAAGCCCTACTCCCGTAGCTGATGacggcgagaagaaggagtaCTATGATACCTCTGCGCATTTCATCTGGATTGGTGACCGTACTCGCCAAATCGATCATGCCCACGTTGAGTTCTTCCGTGGAATTGCTAATCCGATTGGTATTAAAGTCGGTCCTACAACGCCAGCTTCAGaccttctttctctcctaCGCACGTTGAACCCCTCTCGCGAGCCTGGAAAAATCACCCTCATCACTCGCTACGGTGCTGCCAAGGTGCGCGATCTCCTCCCCATGCATATTCGTGCGGTTGAGGACTCCGAGTACCGTCGCACGGTTGTCTGGCAATGCGACCCTATGCACGGCAACACACTATCCACTCCCACAGGCATCAAGACACGTCGTTTCGGCGATATCTACcgtgagcttgaggagacACTACGCATCCACAAAGAGGAGGGTAGCAACCTCGGTGGTATGCACCTCGAGCTCACTGGCGATGCTGTTACAGAGTGTTTGGGTGGCAGTGAGGGattggatgaggatgatttgTCGACAAACTACACTAGTTTCTGTGACCCAAGACTCAACGAAAAGCAGGCCCTTGAGTTGGCTTTCCTGGTTGCGGATCATTTCTCTAGAGAGAACAAGGCACGATCAGCCTGA
- a CDS encoding related to P.ciliare possible apospory-associated protein codes for MVDRPNKPSALASTPAAPPQPTVDITHDNSRVKAVLPTGESVEVLLHGATVISWKDASGAEKLWVSESAALDGSAAVRGGIPIVFPVFGTAPDHEPVAKLPQHGFARNSRWEFLGKSTSEGSSSSVKLDFGLSSESISEDFKALWPYKFALIYSVSLDPESLNTTIVVTNDGDTAFDFQTLLHTYFKIGDISSTEVTGLEDSVYFSKVSSSEATQSGAVTFSAETDSIYTPAKGPSHPVVISESGTPRFRIVRDNLDQVVVWNPWVDKSAGIKDFTPKDGWKNMLCVEPGSVKGWQKLEKGDAFEAAQTIILV; via the exons ATGGTCGACCGTCCAAACAAGCCCTCGGCTCTCGCCTCTACCCCCGccgctcctcctcaacccaCCGTCGACATCACCCATGATAACTCCCGTGTCAAGGCCGTTCTTCCCACCGGCGAGAGCGTAGAGGTTCTTCTCCATGGCGCTACTGTCATCAGCTGGAAGGATGCTTCAGGGGCTGAGAAGCTCTGGGTCAGCGAGTCTGCTGCCCTTGACGGAAGTGCTGCTGTCCGAGGAGGTATTCCCATCGTCTTCCCG GTCTTCGGCACTGCCCCCGACCACGAACCCGTAGCCAAGCTTCCCCAGCACGGCTTTGCTCGTAATTCGCGATGGGAGTTCCTTGGAAAGTCTACCAGCGAGGGCTCTAGCTCCAGCGTGAAGCTCGACTTTGGTCTTTCGTCCGAGAGCATCAGTGAGGACTTCAAGGCTCTTTGGCCCTACAAGTTTGCTCTTATCTACAGTGTCTCCCTTGACCCTGAGAGTCTCAACACCACTATTGTTGTTACCAACGATGGTGACACTGCTTTCGACTTCCAGACTCTTCTTCACACTTACTTCAAGATCGGC GACATCTCTTCCACAGAGGTCACCGGTCTCGAGGACTCCGTCTACTTCTCCAAGGTCTCCAGTTCAGAGGCGACCCAATCCGGCGCCGTCACTTTCTCCGCCGAAACCGACTCCATCTACACCCCCGCCAAGGGTCCCTCTCACCCAGTCGTCATCTCCGAGTCTGGCACTCCCCGTTTCCGTATCGTCCGTGACAACCTCGACCAGGTTGTCGTCTGGAACCCCTGGGTCGACAAGTCAGCCGGCATCAAGGACTTTACTCCCAAGGACGGTTGGAAGAACATGCTCTGTGTTGAGCCCGGCTCTGTCAAGGGATGgcagaagctggagaagggCGATGCTTTCGAGGCGGCGCAGACTATCATTCTGGTCTGA
- a CDS encoding related to telomere length regulator protein rif1 — MASSAKATTLDELSPRPPTPPRESLPDKLAPMKASVGRPIDPRLSLQTPPGANTPSSNGATNTNSSSRRIRKKVEWSSHTEYREASKFFRSSPITTPSASSRPVKGILKPSPSPNPLASPLNGHPNGLSSQISIAEMLDSTIKQLAGSDRDSRLDAYMMLSRALKASNNLPDRVALQDKMSLFMSFIERDVKSKRDEGSPDSSLIFQALSLLTTFLHFPAIASSLTSDFGVFIIDHCIRCFSDPGISKDLARHLMQVVAFQSFSPKVMSSDRVGRLVTSLHNIEDHLTGKSIIMGRIQIYKRLVKQSRNHMAVHTAWLEDLFNDMLTPIRDIRAQAILLGTEAGFSLRNEKPVMRKVTEILQSTADKQIYIQYYIQRLDNMLKEKQLLSTVPQIWGAVTLFLQCPLSRWQHFAPWFKIAQDSFNCTELQTKLEANYAWNRYVYLSITSNKLPPKSLGVMSQPLASQLRRKFSSKQSEEAMKLRRTVMGGICNLCYYAFRPSQDVTWIDAAWDSILVPITQQLVQADAQLEFSADSVTQATRIVTGLLDVSTPRSWKDDRIRDVAPISPEELPSIDSRWARRNSEKIFGLVGPILEKKFHDLANTESLAYRLWQAFVGSIAVASAKDIKVTDETARFIAQAFDLLSKVWSTGLPEGSESAGTKYLSSVRHYVDVLVRNLGLLPFTEKKLSMSLANTFEPASTPSRIDRADKSNGTVQTPLYHLFSILCSKPPGLADDEDLAECFLAVFDPFFQGKSSRARVELSREMLRLLPRDALSPYGPWVLAAQNIRTLLDQNPSPSGSLPPSSERLLGPEYREIVSLLERGLVSHPTLPEEQWFSLFNLLSDHIAQESGDAGRALGLVEPLAKIVTDNFFEDSERSNQMALAVAIALFKIAKLPRDRQAVEAARRRLWGAPPTASRSSSFDPFQYLYQLQGQSMKYFYENEAECNDQKMVAYFEAVNAFIVASFAQNGFKTLPKLQTGLVPWIQDEKAHKMLRSDSPVSGSVQTLWDSICGQLLTLGRLEDKVLNTVEPLVAAGFRSKHRHVVNKMAEMWNALVKDEESLDCSESLKSIIASLRPRVDVSFPGMEHSSGEFGAQAQTFVDTQEDLSFVALSSAKSSGQGVEQAASPAPSISKMSLRGATTRKRRRDATPESTKAKPAKRTATPRLRHDNSQIQFAPIVSSPLVGESQHLTERQREVRERQEENASLYPGIRSSPRTRAQAAIEESSKDAEMQKPSRLETTPERAASYDEFINLTPTPRRGQALHLEGLNDPPSSPPDPRRNPLLSEIQTRSKARDSIVNWQFSSPPGSPSISQQTNEDQAEVETPSAKNKTSGKTTRSKRRRRRAESSKKEEVIPSSLDSQEVVAEDVEALPDAPPSQDVDEIKEEHTEPPALTQLDSPQRTAPPPAQVLETPKSADDEFVDARSSPAKAADDQAVESGSKVANSQNQDSSFALSEGDESSLMRFVVELESRRCHLPFDKYNSVSVSPEKKKNDASPEKCIEVQGDTSVEAEQNDTKESSPSSVVPSTPVESSQEKTESRNTNQTDSKRKRKRSAMYAETRRKKRRSADPSGPEQVEDSQSTSQETASPIPTVRRSSRRNAGQKGKVLRNREVQASPTKRSTRSSSQAPQTTSKSTDPRDDGDTDEELMSQLVTESFAASQSQEPEFQVPDEVIEDSMKVIPIDNESGEEVQEDQLQAEEEGQNEVAEPKEDDDEEEEETPVPHKTRSIMDTLRGGLQQLQAAALSRDEVYQLEDMLMDMKRELFEAERRGRH; from the exons ATGGCATCTTCAGCCAAGGCCACCACCCTCGACGAACTATCTCCTCGACCGCCAACTCCTCCACGAGAATCTTTACCAGATAAACTAGCTCCTATGAAGGCTTCAGTCGGTCGTCCCATCGACCCAAGACTGAGTCTCCAGACACCACCAGGCGCTAATACACCATCGTCGAACGGGGCAACCAACACCAATTCAAGCTCGAGGCGGATAAGGAAGAAGGTCGAATGGTCAAGCCATACCGAATATCGAGAAGCGTCCAAGTTCTTCAGATCGTCACCGATTACGACACCCTCTGCTTCATCGAGGCCCGTGAAGGGTATCTTGAAGCCGTCACCGTCTCCCAACCCTCTTGCTTCACCTCTTAATGGCCACCCCAACGGCCTCTCAAGCCAGATTAGTATCGCCGAAATGTTGGACTCGACAATAAAACAGCTCGCTGGCTCCGACCGGGACTCGCGACTCGATGCATACATGATGCTCTCTCGTGCTCTCAAGGCTTCCAACAACCTACCAGACCGGGTTGCTCTGCAAGACAAAATGAGCCTATTCATGTCTTTTATTGAACGAGATGTCAAATCCAAAAGGGACGAGGGGTCTCCTGACTCTTCTCTCATATTCCAAGCCCTCAGTCTTCTGACGACCTTTTTGCATTTTCCAGCCattgcttcttctctcacATCCGACTTCGGCGTCTTCATAATCGATCATTGCATTCGATGCTTCTCCGACCCAGGAATCTCGAAAGACCTGGCGCGCCACCTCATGCAAGTCGTTGCTTTCCAGTCCTTCTCCCCAAAAGTCATGTCTTCGGATCGAGTCGGTCGGCTAGTCACATCGTTGCACAACATCGAGGATCATTTGACTGGCAAGAGTATCATCATGGGCCGTATCCAGATTTACAAGCGTCTTGTGAAGCAATCTCGAAACCATATGGCTGTCCACACGGCCTGGTTAGAGGATTTGTTTAACGATATGCTTACTCCGATTCGAGACATTCGAGCACAAGCAATTCTTTTGGGCACGGAAGCTGGCTTTTCGCTGCGAAATGAGAAGCCTGTGATGCGCAAAGTGACTGAGATTCTGCAATCGACCGCGGACAAACAAATCTACATACAGTATTACATCCAGCGACTCGACAACATGCTCAAAGAGAAACAGCTCTTGTCAACTGTTCCGCAGATATGGGGTGCCGTGACCCTTTTCCTGCAGTGCCCTCTCAGTCGATGGCAACACTTTGCTCCATGGTTCAAGATTGCGCAGGACTCATTCAACTGTACCGAGTTGCAGACCAAACTAGAAGCCAACTACGCCTGGAATCGCTATGTCTATCTTTCAATTACCAGCAATAAATTGCCCCCAAAGTCTCTAGGTGTAATGTCACAACCCCTCGCAAGCCAACTCCGGCGCAAATTCAGTTCAAAGCAGTCAGAGGAAGCCATGAAGCTTCGCAGAACAGTGATGGGTGGTATTTGCAACCTGTGTTACTATGCCTTCCGACCTAGTCAAGATGTCACATGGATCGACGCTGCTTGGGATTCTATCCTTGTGCCGATTACGCAACAACTAGTTCAAGCCGATGCGCAACTCGAGTTTTCTGCTGACTCCGTAACGCAAGCGACTCGAATCGTGACTGGACTGCTCGACGTTTCGACCCCGAGAAGCTGGAAAGATGACCGGATCAGGGATGTTGCTCCTATAAGCCCCGAGGAACTGCCCTCAATCGACTCAAGATGGGCTCGCCGAAATTCTGAGAAAATCTTTGGCCTTGTTGGGCCAATTTTGGAGAAGAAATTCCACGACTTGGCTAACACCGAAAGTTTGGCCTATAGGCTCTGGCAAGCTTTCGTTGGTTCTATTGCTGTCGCCTCGGCAAAGGATATCAAGGTGACCGATGAGACAGCGAGATTCATCGCCCAAGCGTTCGATTTGTTGTCCAAGGTGTGGTCGACCGGGTTGCCCGAAGGGTCTGAGTCTGCAGGAACAAAATATTTGTCAAGTGTCAGGCATTATGTGGACGTCCTTGTCCGCAACCTTGGGCTGCTCCCCTtcaccgagaagaagctATCCATGTCTCTTGCTAATACCTTTGAGCCTGCTTCAACTCCTAGCCGGATTGATCGAGCTGACAAGTCAAATGGCACTGTTCAGACGCCGCTTTATCACCTATTTTCTATCCTTTGTTCCAAACCACCAGGATTggctgacgatgaagatctcGCCGAGTGCTTCTTAGCTGTCTTTGATCCATTCTTCCAAGGCAAATCTTCAAGAGCTCGAGTGGAGCTGTCTAGAGAGATGCTTCGACTCTTGCCGCGAGACGCTCTTTCACCATACGGTCCATGGGTTCTCGCTGCTCAGAACATTCGTACCTTGCTGGACCAAAACCCATCGCCATCCGGCTCGCTGCCACCCAGCAGCGAGAGATTACTTGGTCCTGAATACCGGGAGATAGTATCACTTCTCGAACGAGGACTTGTTTCGCACCCCACGCTCCCTGAAGAACAATGGTTCTCTCTTTTCAACTTGTTATCCGATCACATCGCTCAGGAGTCTGGAGATGCAGGTCGAGCACTTGGCCTTGTAGAGCCCCTCGCCAAGATTGTTACGGACAACTTCTTTGAGGACTCTGAAAGATCAAACCAGATGGCACTGGCGGTAGCGATCGCACTATTCAAGATTGCCAAACTACCCCGAGATCGTCAGGCTGTGGAGGCTGCTCGACGACGACTTTGGGGTGCGCCTCCTACGGCATCACGATCCTCCTCATTTGACCCATTCCAGTATCTTTACCAGCTTCAAGGTCAGAGCATGAAATACTTCTACGAAAACGAAGCCGAATGCAACGATCAAAAGATGGTGGCCTACTTTGAGGCTGTCAACGCTTTCATTGTTGCATCCTTTGCGCAAAATGGCTTCAAAACCCTTCCCAAGTTACAAACAGGACTCGTTCCATGGATTCAGGATGAAAAGGCGCATAAGATGTTGCGCAGTGATTCCCCTGTATCTGGATCT GTGCAGACTCTGTGGGATAGCATTTGTGGCCAGTTATTAACACTCGGTCGATTGGAGGACAAAGTCCTCAACACAGTCGAGCCTCTTGTCGCTGCAGGTTTTAGAAGTAAACATCGTCACGTCGTCAACAAGATGGCAGAGATGTGGAACGCTTTAGtaaaggatgaagagagctTGGACTGCTCTGAAAGCCTCAAGTCAATTATAGCTTCCTTGCGGCCAAGAGTTGATGTCTCGTTCCCTGGCATGGAACATTCCAGTGGCGAGTTCGGAGCCCAAGCACAGACTTTTGTCGATACGCAGGAAGATTTGAGCTTCGTCGCCCTATCATCTGCCAAGTCATCGGGGCAAGGCGTTGAGCAAGCAGCCTCACCTGCACCATCCATATCGAAGATGAGTCTCAGGGGTGCGACGACTAGAAAGCGCCGCAGAGATGCCACCCCTGAATCTACAAAGGCAAAACCGGCTAAGCGAACAGCTACACCCCGTCTTCGTCACGATAACTCTCAAATCCAATTTGCTCCAATTGTCTCATCACCGTTGGTCGGAGAGTCTCAACATCTCACTGAAAGGCAGAGGGAGGTCCGTgagcgacaagaagaaaatgCCAGCCTGTATCCCGGCATCCGATCGAGCCCACGGACTCGAGCACAAGCTGCGATCGAGGAGAGCTCTAAGGATGCCGAGATGCAAAAGCCCAGCAGACTCGAAACTACTCCTGAACGCGCAGCTTCCTACGATGAGTTCATCAATCTGACACCCACTCCCCGTCGTGGCCAAGCACTTCATCTTGAAGGCTTGAACGACCCAccttcatcaccaccagACCCGAGACGCAACCCTCTGCTATCTGAAATACAAACCCGATCAAAGGCTAGAGACTCGATCGTAAACTGGCAGTTTTCTTCACCACCTGGTTCACCCTCCATCAGTCAACAAACTAATGAAGACCAAGCTGAGGTGGAGACTCCTTCTGCTAAGAACAAGACCTCTGGTAAGACCACACGGTCTAAGCGACGCAGGAGGAGGGCAGAATCAtcaaagaaggaggaagtCATTCCTTCAAGTCTCGATAGTCAGGAAGTGGTGGCCGAAGACGTCGAGGCACTACCAGATGCGCCACCTAGCCAAGATGTGGACGAGATTAAAGAGGAACATACTGAACCGCCTGCCCTCACCCAACTGGACAGCCCTCAACGAACCGCTCCGCCTCCAGCACAGGTTCTGGAAACACCAAAATCCGCAGATGACGAATTTGTGGATGCCAGGAGCAGCCCTGCAAAGGCTGCTGACGATCAGGCTGTTGAAAGTGGCTCTAAGGTGGCTAACAGCCAGAATCAAGACTCATCTTTCGCGCTCAGTGAAGGTGATGAAAGCAGTCTCATGAGATTTGTGGTGGAACTTGAATCTAGAAGATGCCATCTTCCATTCGACAAGTACAACTCAGTCTCTGTTTCTcccgagaagaaaaagaacgaCGCATCACCGGAAAAGTGCATAGAGGTCCAAGGAGACACCTCCGTGGAAGCAGAACAGAATGACACTAAGGAGTCTTCGCCATCTAGTGTTGTTCCCTCTACACCTGTTGAATCAAGCCAAGAGAAGACTGAAAGCCGAAATACGAACCAAACTGAcagcaagaggaagagaaagcgGAGCGCTATGTATGCCGAGACACGCCGCAAAAAGAGACGGTCGGCCGACCCATCAGGACCAGAACAGGTCGAAGATAGCCAGTCGACGTCTCAAGAAACGGCCTCACCCATCCCAACCGTGCGACGGTCATCCAGACGAAATGCTGGACAAAAGGGCAAGGTGCTACGAAACCGAGAAGTCCAGGCATCGCCTACCAAAAGGTCTACGcgctcatcttctcaagcgCCTCAGACAACGTCAAAATCGACCGATCCACGCGATGACGGGGACACGGACGAAGAACTCATGTCACAACTGGTGACAGAGTCCTTTGCAGCCTCGCAGAGCCAAGAGCCTGAGTTTCAGGTGCCTGATGAAGTCATTGAGGACTCTATGAAAGTCATACCAATTGACAACGAATCGGGTGAAGAGGTCCAGGAGGATCAGCTACAAGCAGAAGAGGAGGGCCAAAACGAAGTTGCCGAGccaaaagaagatgacgatgaagaggaggaagaaacaCCAGTACCACACAAGACAAGGTCGATCATGGACACTCTTCGTGGTGGATTGCAGCAATTGCAGGCGGCAGCACTGAGCCGTGATGAGGTTTACCAGCTAGAAGACATGCTTATGGATATGAAGAGGGAACTCTTCGAAGCAGAGCGACGTGGAAGGCATTGA